From the genome of Nakamurella flavida, one region includes:
- the mfd gene encoding transcription-repair coupling factor: protein MSADTTTAGSLDGLLAAALTDPYFADLVGAAGRPTRRVVGPPAIRPFVCAALASAAPAGAGVPVLLVTATGREAEMAVAAIGDLLGDDRVCLFPSWETLPHERLSPRADTVGRRLATLRRLAHPERDPAGYPAVVVTTVRSLIQPMAPGLGEMTPVELRVGQEVDLSDLVEQLVGMAYGRVEMVEKRGEVAVRGGILDIFPPNAAHPVRVEFFGDEISDLRTFAVTDQRSLEAVDVVVAPPCREILLTPEVRERAEGLSTANTGDPTLSEMLAKLASGVPVEGMESLIPVLVTGRLTLLPELLARGTHVVLADPERVRTRAEDLVRTGNEFLAASWMAAATGGRAPIDLGSSAYRTLEDTFDVIRDAELPIWSVTPFDTGLPDAADDPGAAPAVLPATEYRGEFAAAVGDARAALAQSHPVVLVVAGAGTAQRAQERLAEAEVGASIAGEGSGELHTPLRSDVVTVACGRLEHGFTLTASGLTMLTEADLTGGRGAVDVAPARMPTRRRNAVDPVSLKPGDYVVHSQHGIGRYVDLVQRTSGGATREYLVVEYAPSKRNQPGDRLFVPTDSLDLLSRFVGGETPTLNKLGGSDWAKTKGRARKAVRQIAAKLVQLYAARASSPGHAFGPDTPWQRELEDAFPFTETADQLSAIDEVKADMERPVPMDRVISGDVGYGKTEIAVRAAFKAVQDGKQVVILVPTTLLAQQHLSTFTERMNGFPVVIRGLSRFTDDKQGKQTVEGLADGSVDIVIGTHRLLQSTIRYKDLGLVIVDEEQRFGVEHKEHITALRAHVDMLTMSATPIPRTLEMSLAGIREMSTITTPPEERHPILTYVGPFDDKLVGAAVRRELLREGQVFFVHNRVSDIDAVATRLREAVPEARVAIAHGQMNEELLEKVIDGFWARDYDVLLCTTIVETGLDISNANTLIVDHAEILGLSQMHQLRGRVGRGRERGYAYFLYPSEKPLTTTAHDRLSTIAQNSDLGSGMAVAMKDLEIRGAGSILGAEQSGHIAGVGFDLYIRLVGEAVNAFKKASGSQDAVEEEPLEVRVELPVDANLPHEYIPAERLRLDAYRRIASAATPADIDAVAAELVDRYGQFDDQVRNLLGVALLRQRCRAAGIGELSLGSAGLKISPIVLAESAQMRVGRLYPGSRYRELTHTLTLRPPLESDRIGAATLRDQALLDFCTQVVDDLAPAGAPVPVG, encoded by the coding sequence ATGTCTGCCGACACGACGACCGCCGGATCACTGGACGGTCTGCTGGCCGCCGCACTGACCGACCCCTATTTCGCCGACCTGGTCGGCGCGGCCGGCCGTCCGACACGGCGGGTGGTCGGCCCACCGGCGATCCGTCCGTTCGTGTGCGCCGCCCTCGCCTCCGCCGCCCCCGCCGGGGCCGGGGTGCCGGTCCTGCTCGTCACCGCGACCGGCCGCGAGGCCGAGATGGCCGTGGCGGCGATCGGTGACCTGCTGGGCGACGACCGGGTGTGCCTGTTCCCCTCGTGGGAGACCCTGCCCCACGAACGGCTCTCGCCGCGGGCCGACACCGTCGGGCGCCGGCTCGCCACCCTGCGCCGCCTGGCCCACCCCGAGCGCGACCCCGCGGGGTACCCGGCCGTCGTCGTCACCACCGTGCGGTCCCTCATCCAGCCGATGGCCCCCGGGCTCGGCGAGATGACGCCGGTCGAACTCCGGGTCGGGCAGGAGGTCGATCTCTCCGACCTCGTCGAGCAGCTCGTCGGCATGGCCTACGGCCGCGTGGAGATGGTGGAGAAGCGGGGTGAGGTCGCCGTCCGCGGCGGGATCCTCGACATCTTCCCGCCGAACGCGGCGCACCCGGTCCGGGTCGAGTTCTTCGGCGACGAGATCAGCGATCTGCGCACCTTCGCGGTGACCGACCAGCGTTCGCTGGAGGCGGTGGACGTCGTCGTCGCCCCGCCGTGCCGGGAGATCCTGCTCACCCCGGAGGTACGCGAGCGTGCGGAGGGTCTGTCCACCGCGAACACCGGCGACCCGACGCTGTCGGAGATGCTGGCCAAGCTCGCGTCCGGCGTCCCGGTGGAGGGCATGGAATCGCTCATCCCGGTGCTGGTCACCGGGCGGCTGACGCTGCTCCCGGAATTGCTGGCCCGCGGGACCCATGTCGTGCTGGCCGATCCGGAACGGGTCCGCACCCGCGCCGAGGACCTGGTGCGGACGGGCAACGAGTTCCTGGCCGCGTCCTGGATGGCGGCGGCCACCGGTGGTCGGGCCCCCATCGACCTGGGCTCGTCGGCCTACCGGACGCTGGAGGACACCTTCGACGTGATCCGGGACGCCGAGCTGCCCATCTGGAGCGTCACCCCGTTCGACACCGGCCTGCCCGACGCCGCCGACGACCCGGGTGCGGCCCCGGCCGTACTGCCGGCCACCGAGTACCGCGGGGAGTTCGCCGCCGCGGTCGGTGACGCCCGCGCCGCGCTCGCGCAGTCGCACCCGGTCGTCCTGGTGGTGGCCGGGGCCGGCACCGCCCAGCGCGCTCAGGAGCGCCTGGCCGAGGCCGAGGTCGGCGCGAGCATCGCCGGCGAGGGCAGCGGTGAGCTGCACACCCCGCTCCGCTCCGACGTGGTCACCGTGGCCTGCGGGCGCCTGGAGCACGGCTTCACCCTGACCGCGTCCGGGCTGACGATGCTCACCGAGGCCGACCTGACCGGCGGCCGTGGCGCCGTGGACGTGGCGCCGGCCCGGATGCCCACCCGCCGCCGCAACGCCGTCGACCCGGTCTCCCTCAAGCCGGGTGACTACGTCGTGCACTCCCAGCACGGCATCGGCCGCTACGTCGACCTGGTCCAGCGGACGTCCGGCGGCGCGACCCGGGAGTACCTGGTCGTGGAGTACGCGCCGAGCAAGCGCAACCAGCCCGGTGACCGGCTGTTCGTGCCCACCGATTCTCTCGACCTGCTGTCCCGCTTCGTGGGCGGGGAGACCCCGACGCTGAACAAGCTGGGTGGCTCGGACTGGGCCAAGACCAAGGGCCGGGCCCGCAAGGCCGTCCGGCAGATCGCGGCCAAGCTGGTCCAGCTGTACGCCGCCCGTGCATCCTCGCCCGGGCACGCCTTCGGCCCGGACACCCCGTGGCAGCGCGAACTCGAGGACGCCTTCCCCTTCACCGAGACCGCCGACCAGCTCTCGGCCATCGACGAGGTCAAGGCGGACATGGAGCGTCCGGTCCCGATGGACCGGGTGATCTCCGGGGACGTCGGGTACGGCAAGACCGAGATCGCGGTGCGCGCGGCGTTCAAGGCCGTGCAGGACGGCAAGCAGGTGGTGATCCTGGTCCCGACCACACTGCTGGCCCAGCAGCATCTCTCGACCTTCACCGAGCGGATGAACGGATTCCCCGTGGTCATCCGCGGGCTGTCCCGGTTCACCGACGACAAGCAGGGCAAGCAGACCGTCGAGGGTCTGGCCGACGGCAGCGTGGACATCGTCATCGGCACCCACCGCCTGCTGCAGTCGACCATCCGCTACAAGGATCTCGGTCTGGTCATCGTCGACGAGGAGCAGCGCTTCGGCGTGGAGCACAAGGAGCACATCACCGCGCTCCGCGCCCACGTCGACATGCTGACCATGTCCGCCACCCCGATCCCGCGGACGCTGGAGATGAGCCTGGCCGGCATCCGCGAGATGTCGACCATCACCACCCCGCCGGAGGAGCGCCACCCGATCCTGACCTACGTCGGCCCGTTCGACGACAAGCTGGTCGGCGCCGCGGTGCGCCGCGAGCTGCTCCGCGAGGGCCAGGTGTTCTTCGTGCACAACCGGGTGTCCGACATCGACGCGGTGGCCACCCGCCTGCGCGAGGCCGTTCCCGAGGCCCGGGTGGCCATCGCCCACGGCCAGATGAACGAGGAACTGCTGGAGAAGGTCATCGACGGGTTCTGGGCGCGCGACTACGACGTGCTGCTCTGCACCACCATCGTCGAGACGGGGCTGGACATCTCGAACGCCAACACGCTGATCGTCGACCACGCCGAGATCCTCGGGCTGTCGCAGATGCACCAGCTCCGCGGGCGGGTCGGTCGTGGCCGCGAACGCGGGTACGCCTACTTCCTGTACCCGTCGGAGAAGCCGCTGACCACCACCGCCCACGACCGGCTGTCCACCATCGCGCAGAACTCGGACCTGGGCTCCGGAATGGCGGTCGCCATGAAGGACCTCGAGATCCGCGGTGCCGGCAGCATTCTCGGCGCCGAGCAGAGCGGCCACATCGCCGGTGTCGGTTTCGACCTGTACATCCGGCTGGTCGGCGAGGCGGTGAACGCCTTCAAGAAGGCCTCCGGATCGCAGGACGCGGTGGAGGAGGAACCCCTGGAGGTCCGGGTCGAGCTGCCGGTCGACGCGAACCTGCCGCACGAGTACATCCCGGCCGAACGGCTGCGGCTGGACGCCTACCGGCGGATCGCCTCCGCCGCCACTCCCGCCGACATCGACGCGGTGGCCGCGGAACTCGTCGACCGGTACGGCCAGTTCGACGACCAGGTCCGCAACCTGCTCGGGGTGGCCCTGCTGCGGCAGCGCTGCCGGGCCGCCGGGATCGGTGAGCTGAGCCTGGGCTCGGCCGGGTTGAAGATCTCCCCGATCGTGCTGGCGGAGTCCGCGCAGATGCGGGTGGGGCGGCTCTACCCGGGCTCGCGCTACCGGGAGTTGACCCACACCCTCACGCTGCGGCCCCCGCTGGAGTCCGATCGCATCGGCGCCGCCACCCTGCGGGACCAGGCGTTGCTGGACTTCTGCACCCAGGTCGTCGACGACCTCGCCCCGGCCGGCGCACCCGTGCCGGTGGGCTGA
- a CDS encoding UDP-glucose dehydrogenase family protein, with the protein MTSISVIGCGYLGAVHAACMAQLGHDVVGIDVDERKVASLQEGRTPFYEPDFPEVLTRALETGRLTFTSDMSAARGRSVHFVCVGTPQKRNEYAADMAYVDAAVTALAPFLSPGDLVVGKSTVPVGTAARLAEQVREVQPGAILAWNPEFLREGFAVQDTLHPDRFVYGLPAGDDGVAARARLDEVYATPLAAGTPLVATDYATAELVKAAANSFLATKISFINAMAEVCEASGADVTQLADAIGHDTRIGRRFLNAGLGFGGGCLPKDIRAFMARAGELGADQALAFLREIDSINMRRRVRMVDLAREVCGGSIVGRRVAVLGLAFKPDSDDIRDSPALNVAAQMRLQGASVVVTDPKAVENAQRIWPDLTYAETAEEAATGADLVLLLTEWKQYRDLDPTAFGSIVTQRRILDGRNALDPAAWRAAGWTYRALGRP; encoded by the coding sequence ATGACCTCGATCTCGGTGATCGGCTGCGGGTACCTCGGTGCCGTACACGCGGCCTGCATGGCCCAGCTGGGGCACGACGTGGTCGGCATCGACGTCGACGAGCGGAAGGTCGCGTCGCTGCAGGAGGGCCGCACGCCCTTCTACGAGCCGGACTTCCCCGAGGTGCTCACCCGGGCGCTGGAGACGGGGCGGCTGACCTTCACCAGCGACATGTCCGCCGCCCGTGGTCGCTCGGTGCACTTCGTCTGCGTCGGCACCCCCCAGAAGCGCAACGAGTACGCGGCGGACATGGCCTACGTGGACGCCGCCGTCACCGCACTGGCGCCGTTCCTGTCCCCCGGGGATCTGGTGGTCGGCAAGTCGACCGTGCCGGTGGGCACGGCGGCCCGGTTGGCCGAGCAGGTCCGGGAGGTGCAACCGGGGGCGATCCTGGCCTGGAACCCGGAGTTCCTGCGCGAGGGATTCGCCGTGCAGGACACCCTGCACCCGGACCGCTTCGTCTACGGACTACCGGCCGGTGACGACGGAGTGGCGGCCCGCGCCCGACTGGACGAGGTCTACGCGACACCGCTCGCCGCCGGTACACCCCTGGTGGCCACCGACTACGCGACGGCCGAGCTGGTGAAGGCGGCGGCCAACTCCTTCCTGGCCACCAAGATCTCGTTCATCAACGCGATGGCAGAGGTGTGCGAGGCCAGCGGCGCGGACGTGACCCAGCTGGCCGACGCCATCGGTCACGACACCCGGATCGGCCGGCGGTTCCTCAACGCCGGACTGGGTTTCGGCGGCGGCTGCCTGCCCAAGGACATCCGGGCCTTCATGGCCCGGGCCGGTGAACTCGGCGCCGATCAGGCGCTGGCCTTCCTCCGGGAGATCGATTCCATCAACATGCGCCGCCGGGTCCGCATGGTCGACCTGGCCCGGGAGGTCTGCGGCGGATCGATCGTGGGTCGACGGGTGGCCGTGCTCGGGCTGGCGTTCAAGCCGGACAGCGACGACATCCGCGACTCCCCCGCCCTGAACGTCGCGGCCCAGATGCGACTGCAGGGTGCGTCGGTGGTGGTCACCGACCCGAAGGCGGTGGAGAACGCCCAACGCATCTGGCCGGACCTGACCTACGCCGAGACGGCGGAGGAGGCGGCCACCGGCGCCGACCTGGTCCTGCTGCTCACCGAGTGGAAGCAGTACCGGGATCTCGACCCGACGGCCTTCGGCTCGATCGTCACCCAGCGCCGCATCCTGGACGGCCGCAACGCCCTGGACCCGGCCGCGTGGCGCGCGGCCGGCTGGACCTACCGCGCCCTCGGCCGCCCCTGA